The DNA sequence GTGAATGCAACAGGATAGCCATATAGGATCAGCAAAAAAATACTGACAAAAAGCAGTAAAGCAAGTATCTCCATGGTGTTATTGAGCTTGTTCCGATGCTTCGGCGCGTGAACGAATCAATTTGGCTATTCCTTGCAATAATAACAAGCTCATTCCTACGGGTAGGGCAAACTGGATCAACCACAAATTTGGCAAGCCAGCGGTCTCCGGTGAGCGTTCTCCCATTCGCCAGGCATCCATAGCTGCTCGCCAACCTGCATAGATAAGCACCAGGCACCAGGGGATCAGGAAGAGTAAAGTCCCCCAAAAGTTTATCCGTCGCTGGTCTGCTTTCCCAGCTTTTTCATAAAAAAGGTCAACGCGTACATGCCGATCATGCCGAAGACTGTATCCAGCTCCAAACAAGAAGATCAAGGCAAACAGGTGCCACTCCAATTCCTTGGACCACGCCAGGGGTAAATTAAAAGCGTAACGCAAAAAAACATTGACAAAAACGAGCAGTACCAAGCCGAAAGTCAACCAGGAAACGCCCTTCCCTACCCTTTCGTTTATTTGATCAATCCAGGAAGCCAAGCGCTCCATAATTATTTTTCTTGCAATGTAAAAAATTTTATTTGCTCAAATAGCTATTGTAGTTCTTTTCCTTTCCTTTGGTAGAGATCGTTGAAATTATCCTTGGTTATTACAAATTTTACAACTAGTTTTCCGCTCTTAAATGCTGCACTTAGTGTAAATTTTACACTACCTTTGCCGAGCAAATTATTAAGTTAACACCACCGTGGTCATGAAAGTCATAGTCGATAGCGGATCTACCAAAGCAGATTGGAAATTTTTATCAGGTGAAGAAGAGACTAGTCTCCACACCATGGGTTTCAATCCTGTGTTTCACTCCAGTGATCAGATCGAGCAAGAAGTGAATAAAGCCTTTAAAGGAATTATCGACCTCGAGCAAGAGGCGGAAATCTATTTTTATGGCTCTGGCTGTTGGGATAAAAAACGGAAGGTCATTATAGAAAACGGCCTAAAACGCGTTTTTACCAATGCCAAAATTGATGTTCATCATGATTTATTAGGTGCAGCACGTGCTACTTGTGGCAATGATCCTGGTATTTCCTGCATCATCGGTACGGGTTCAAACACCTGTCTCTACGACGGTAAAGACGTCATCGACAATGTAACTAATCTCGGCTACCTTTGCGGTGATGAAGGAAGCGGAACGCATTTGGGCAAAAAGCTCATCCGGCATTATTTCTATCGGGAATTACCTAAAGAACTGGAAACAGAGTTTGAAGTTTTCGTAGGAGGTGGCAAGCAAAAAATTCTTGATACCGTATACGATGGTACGCCTCCCAATGTTTACCTGGCCTCTTTTACACGATTTATGTCGGAGCACGTTGATCATCCATTTATCCAACGTATTCTCTACCGCTCTTTTGCGGAATTCATTGATCGTCATGTGCGCAAATATCACGGGCACTTGAGGCTTCCGGTCCATTTCATTGGTTCTATTGCTTACGTTTTTCAGGACATGCTCAAAATTGTACTTACCGAAAGGGCAATGCATCACGGCATTTTCATCAAGCAACCGATTGACAACCTGGTTGCTTATCACCGCGAATTTGTTCATTAAGAGACGGAAAAAATTAAAATGGCGAAAGATAAAATCAAAAGAATAGCAGTCTTCACTTCTGGTGGAGATGCTCCTGGCATGAATGCCGCTATACGTGCAGTTGTCCGTACGGCGGCCTATCACGATCTTCATATTTTTGGCATTCACAACGGCTATGAAGGAATGATTGATGGCGATTTGCGTCGCC is a window from the Lewinella sp. LCG006 genome containing:
- a CDS encoding TRAP transporter small permease subunit: MERLASWIDQINERVGKGVSWLTFGLVLLVFVNVFLRYAFNLPLAWSKELEWHLFALIFLFGAGYSLRHDRHVRVDLFYEKAGKADQRRINFWGTLLFLIPWCLVLIYAGWRAAMDAWRMGERSPETAGLPNLWLIQFALPVGMSLLLLQGIAKLIRSRAEASEQAQ